A section of the Desulfomonile tiedjei genome encodes:
- a CDS encoding AAA family ATPase, whose product MKCVECGFENREAAKFCKQCGKGLQLQCPSCAHPCDPGSVFCDDCGHDLRKPKEARPLDYDQPHSYTPKHLAEKILTTRSSIEGERKIVTILFADVANSTAMFENLDPESVHEVMDGCFRLMMDEIHRYEGTINQFRGDGLMALFGAPIAHEDHAQRACYAALATQKALKPYRESLKNRHGIDFTMRIGLNSGPVVVGSIGDDLRMDYTAQGDTANLAARMESNAQPGGVLVSNHIYRQAKEFFEFEPMGELHVKGKEEPVEAYRLVKPTEVETRIAASAAKGLTRFVGRDRETETLKEAFDKVQSGEGQVVGIVGEAGVGKSRLLLEFRNLLPKGDFTYFEGRCLHYGGSMPYLPILDVTRSFIGVKEGEQEHVIRQKLKERILGLDENLAHIIPPCQELLSLKADDEEFAKLEPKQKREKTFEAIRDLLIRGSQDRPLVLVVEDLHWIDKTTEEFLTYMIGWLPRTRILLLLLYRPEYTHQWGSKSYYTMIGVGHLSTSTSAELVAAILEGGDVVPELRELILKRAAGNPLFMEELTHSLLQNGSIQKKNDRFVLARDVSSMQVPETIQGIIAARMDRLEESLKRIMQVAAVIGREFAFRILETITEMKEELKSGLVNLQGLEFIYEKSLFPDLEYIFRHALVQEVAYNSLLINRRKEIHERIGRAIESLYPQRLEEFCEMLAYHYSKSGNAAKAYEYLKASAEKTLRNDAAFEAVRFYKEAMEVLSHLPPTDENKKEQIDLVLAMQMPWRRIGYSEDYLPMLQKAEAMAEELGDERERQQIRSVLGVYYIMKGGDPQLAWKYLESCMAHPEIIQDVELMVPVGYDLCTLCAVTGDYRRVNRIAPTIISLIETSRTQAEFFGKSFNVYAAVFMLWGVSTSGSGNFDQGENFFEKALSFAREINHTATLGAVEWGYGCWIAFRGNGQRAAEHLENGIRHLEESQTIYLLGHAWAWLGYANCLMGQFKDAVEFAEKGLKMHADLGMSYWRSMHHWFRSYAKFELGDMGEARTHADLALQFSIENKERQCEGIARAWLGRVVAKTDPAHIEAADQQLLQGISMLEELGAAAFYCCGYLWLGEVYAESGRLEEALETLKKAETMLQEMKMDYWLGKAQEALARL is encoded by the coding sequence ATGAAATGCGTGGAATGCGGGTTCGAGAATAGAGAAGCGGCAAAATTTTGCAAGCAGTGCGGCAAAGGACTTCAATTGCAATGCCCTTCCTGTGCGCATCCTTGCGACCCTGGCAGCGTTTTCTGCGATGACTGCGGCCACGATCTGCGCAAGCCAAAAGAGGCCAGGCCTTTGGACTATGACCAGCCTCATTCGTACACCCCGAAGCATTTAGCCGAGAAGATCCTCACCACTCGCAGCTCCATCGAGGGCGAACGGAAGATCGTCACGATCCTCTTCGCGGATGTTGCCAACTCCACGGCCATGTTCGAAAACCTCGATCCCGAGTCGGTTCACGAGGTCATGGACGGGTGCTTTCGCCTCATGATGGACGAGATCCACAGATACGAGGGAACCATCAACCAGTTTCGCGGGGATGGGCTCATGGCCCTCTTCGGTGCTCCCATCGCTCACGAGGACCATGCACAGAGAGCTTGCTATGCAGCCCTCGCTACACAGAAGGCCCTGAAGCCTTATAGAGAGAGCCTTAAAAACCGGCACGGGATTGATTTCACTATGCGAATAGGCCTCAATTCCGGTCCTGTGGTTGTCGGCTCCATCGGTGACGATCTAAGAATGGACTACACCGCCCAAGGGGATACGGCAAACCTTGCGGCTCGAATGGAGAGCAATGCTCAGCCCGGTGGCGTGCTGGTATCAAACCACATATACAGACAAGCCAAAGAGTTTTTCGAGTTCGAGCCGATGGGCGAACTCCATGTGAAAGGCAAAGAAGAGCCTGTCGAGGCATACCGGCTCGTAAAGCCAACGGAGGTTGAAACAAGGATTGCTGCATCTGCTGCCAAGGGCCTTACCAGATTTGTGGGTCGCGACCGTGAGACGGAAACCCTCAAAGAGGCGTTCGACAAGGTTCAATCAGGAGAAGGCCAGGTCGTCGGCATCGTGGGCGAGGCAGGAGTAGGCAAATCGAGGCTCTTGCTGGAGTTCCGAAATCTGCTTCCCAAGGGGGATTTCACCTATTTTGAAGGACGCTGCCTGCACTACGGCGGTTCCATGCCCTATTTGCCCATACTCGACGTTACAAGGTCCTTTATCGGGGTCAAAGAAGGCGAGCAAGAGCACGTAATCAGGCAGAAGCTGAAAGAGAGAATCCTTGGGCTGGACGAGAACCTTGCACACATTATTCCGCCATGCCAAGAACTGTTGTCCTTAAAGGCCGATGATGAAGAATTCGCCAAGCTAGAGCCGAAACAGAAGAGGGAAAAGACCTTTGAGGCCATCCGGGACCTGCTGATCCGCGGCAGCCAAGATCGGCCGCTCGTTCTGGTCGTTGAAGACTTGCATTGGATAGACAAGACCACGGAAGAGTTCCTCACCTACATGATCGGCTGGCTCCCACGAACCCGAATTCTCCTCCTGCTTCTGTACCGGCCCGAATACACGCATCAGTGGGGGAGCAAATCTTATTACACCATGATTGGAGTGGGGCACCTTTCTACGAGCACAAGCGCAGAACTCGTGGCAGCTATCCTTGAGGGTGGAGATGTGGTCCCCGAGCTGAGGGAACTGATACTCAAGAGAGCCGCAGGAAATCCGCTATTCATGGAGGAGCTTACCCATAGCCTGCTTCAGAACGGCTCTATCCAGAAAAAGAATGATCGATTTGTCCTGGCCCGTGATGTCTCCAGCATGCAGGTCCCTGAAACCATTCAAGGGATCATAGCGGCTCGGATGGACCGTCTGGAGGAAAGCCTCAAAAGGATAATGCAAGTGGCCGCGGTTATAGGGCGGGAATTTGCCTTTCGCATCCTTGAAACCATCACTGAGATGAAAGAGGAGCTGAAATCAGGGCTGGTCAACCTTCAAGGGCTGGAATTCATCTACGAGAAGAGCCTTTTCCCCGACCTTGAGTACATCTTCCGGCATGCGCTAGTGCAAGAGGTCGCGTACAACAGCCTGCTTATCAACCGGAGAAAGGAGATTCACGAGAGGATAGGCAGGGCCATTGAGAGCCTATACCCCCAGAGACTCGAAGAATTCTGCGAAATGCTGGCTTATCATTACTCAAAGAGCGGAAATGCGGCCAAGGCGTACGAGTATCTAAAAGCGTCCGCGGAGAAGACTCTCCGAAATGACGCAGCGTTCGAAGCAGTTCGGTTCTACAAGGAAGCGATGGAGGTCCTCTCCCATCTGCCCCCGACCGATGAGAATAAAAAAGAGCAGATAGACCTCGTTTTGGCAATGCAGATGCCCTGGAGGAGGATCGGCTATTCGGAGGATTACCTCCCTATGCTTCAGAAGGCCGAAGCGATGGCCGAAGAGCTTGGCGATGAGAGGGAGAGACAGCAAATCAGGAGCGTTCTAGGGGTCTATTATATTATGAAGGGGGGTGACCCGCAGCTAGCATGGAAATATTTGGAGAGTTGTATGGCACATCCGGAAATAATACAGGATGTTGAACTCATGGTTCCGGTCGGATATGACCTGTGCACACTATGTGCGGTGACAGGGGATTACCGGAGAGTAAACCGAATCGCTCCTACGATCATTAGCCTGATCGAGACCTCTCGAACGCAGGCCGAATTCTTTGGCAAGTCTTTCAACGTGTACGCAGCTGTTTTCATGCTGTGGGGGGTAAGCACGTCAGGGTCTGGGAATTTTGACCAGGGCGAGAATTTTTTTGAGAAAGCCCTTTCATTTGCGCGTGAAATCAATCACACGGCCACGCTGGGAGCTGTAGAATGGGGATACGGCTGCTGGATTGCATTTAGGGGGAACGGACAAAGGGCAGCAGAGCATCTTGAAAATGGGATCAGGCATTTGGAAGAATCGCAGACTATATACTTACTGGGCCATGCATGGGCTTGGCTAGGATACGCGAACTGCTTGATGGGGCAGTTCAAGGATGCGGTTGAGTTCGCAGAGAAGGGGCTCAAGATGCACGCCGATCTTGGGATGTCCTATTGGCGATCCATGCACCACTGGTTCCGCAGCTATGCCAAATTCGAGCTGGGCGACATGGGAGAAGCAAGAACACATGCCGATCTGGCGCTGCAATTTTCAATTGAAAACAAAGAAAGACAGTGTGAAGGCATTGCTAGGGCCTGGCTTGGGAGGGTAGTTGCCAAAACGGACCCAGCGCACATCGAGGCCGCGGACCAGCAATTACTGCAGGGGATAAGCATGCTCGAAGAGCTTGGAGCGGCAGCGTTCTACTGTTGCGGTTATCTGTGGCTCGGTGAGGTCTACGCTGAGTCGGGCCGACTGGAAGAGGCCCTGGAAACACTGAAAAAAGCCGAGACGATGTTGCAGGAGATGAAGATGGACTATTGGCTGGGCAAAGCTCAAGAGGCGTTAGCCAGGCTGTGA
- the prmC gene encoding peptide chain release factor N(5)-glutamine methyltransferase gives MVEQHTGATRWTVTSVLEWTENHFKRICIPTPRLDAESLLAHCLNADRPHLFLNPDRPLTSEEMARYREFIHRRAMREPVALITGQKEFRSIRFQIVPGVLIPRPETEILVEAVLQEIHGQAAPRILEIGTGSGAVAVALASEAPDASVVATDIDPLPLTIASFNAKDAGAAKSISFLASDLFGAVRRSITFDVICSNPPWVPRGVVPTMPREINYFEPFLALDGGRDGLDVIRRIAEEARNYLRPGGALILQIGDGQNEAVRDIFASLGGLTEIRTFGDPAGTPRVVRGRL, from the coding sequence ATGGTGGAACAACATACAGGCGCCACGCGATGGACTGTGACAAGCGTGCTGGAATGGACTGAGAATCATTTCAAAAGGATATGTATTCCAACACCGCGCCTCGATGCGGAATCTCTGCTTGCCCACTGCCTGAACGCGGATCGGCCGCACTTGTTCCTGAATCCGGATCGGCCTTTGACATCCGAGGAAATGGCCCGATACCGTGAGTTCATCCACCGGCGGGCAATGAGAGAGCCGGTAGCTCTGATTACAGGGCAAAAGGAATTCCGGTCCATTCGCTTTCAGATCGTTCCAGGGGTCTTGATACCGAGGCCGGAAACCGAGATCCTCGTCGAGGCGGTCTTACAGGAGATTCACGGACAGGCCGCCCCGCGAATTCTCGAAATAGGGACCGGGTCGGGAGCGGTTGCGGTGGCGTTAGCCTCGGAAGCACCCGATGCCTCGGTAGTCGCCACAGACATCGATCCTCTTCCCTTGACTATTGCAAGCTTTAATGCAAAGGATGCCGGTGCTGCGAAATCAATTAGTTTCCTGGCCAGCGATTTGTTCGGGGCTGTGCGGCGCTCGATCACTTTCGATGTGATCTGTTCCAATCCGCCTTGGGTCCCACGGGGTGTGGTCCCAACCATGCCGCGTGAAATCAACTACTTTGAACCCTTTCTGGCACTCGATGGCGGTCGGGATGGACTTGACGTGATCCGCCGAATAGCCGAAGAGGCCAGGAATTATCTCAGGCCGGGAGGAGCATTGATACTCCAAATCGGCGACGGCCAGAACGAGGCTGTACGAGACATATTTGCCTCCCTGGGTGGGCTCACCGAAATTCGAACCTTCGGGGACCCGGCCGGGACGCCTCGCGTCGTCAGAGGGCGACTCTAA
- a CDS encoding protein kinase, translated as MGTRPKWLKKKKVSDDDVDFLYGSGIFRAMPESAKTHLLACVAPVTVKAGERFIERGKEANSMYLIQHGTCTIIDERDGVETLVVKRKPGDLVGEMALCTGEKRTAHVDADAEMKLWRITRAEFDEMCLAYPDLREFITEIVSDRIAGSKFVLHRSVGKYIINEVIGEGGWSIVYKGIHHALNMPVAIKMLKHTLAMDPDFQKKFRNEASIVSRLNHDNIVRVYDIEHLYRTAFIVMECLSGFSVESMLEEMAVLPFPKALDVLMQVSSGLSYAHGEGIIHQDIKPSNIFMQTGERAKIVDFGLACHVGMGENLDLVGTPYYMAPEQIEGDSIDERTDIYSFGVMAFEMVTGRKPFPGPNVGDMLRAHKEQPVPDLRSLNPDLPLEFNTFIQRATQKDPAMRHQSMAEVLEDLKPLAEKYLTGHAEAGGPGMEQMVLRMSYRDADRSELARLVEDFSERLKNLGVELSVTGPKRGTSDCQE; from the coding sequence ATGGGCACGCGTCCCAAATGGCTCAAGAAGAAAAAAGTTTCCGATGATGACGTGGATTTCCTATATGGAAGCGGCATTTTCAGGGCAATGCCGGAATCGGCCAAGACGCATCTCCTCGCGTGCGTGGCGCCGGTAACTGTCAAGGCAGGTGAGCGATTTATCGAGCGCGGAAAAGAAGCCAACAGCATGTATCTCATTCAGCACGGGACCTGCACGATCATAGACGAGAGAGACGGCGTCGAAACTCTCGTGGTCAAACGCAAGCCGGGCGATCTGGTGGGTGAGATGGCCCTCTGCACAGGCGAAAAAAGGACGGCACACGTCGATGCGGACGCGGAAATGAAGCTCTGGCGTATAACAAGGGCGGAATTCGATGAAATGTGTCTGGCCTATCCCGATCTCAGAGAATTCATCACCGAGATCGTGAGTGACCGGATTGCCGGTTCCAAGTTCGTGCTTCACAGATCCGTGGGAAAGTACATCATAAACGAAGTGATTGGCGAAGGCGGATGGAGCATCGTTTACAAGGGCATTCACCACGCCCTGAATATGCCGGTTGCCATCAAGATGCTGAAACACACCCTGGCCATGGACCCGGACTTCCAGAAGAAGTTTCGCAACGAGGCCAGCATCGTCTCTCGCTTGAACCATGACAACATCGTACGGGTGTACGATATCGAGCATCTGTATCGCACCGCGTTCATCGTTATGGAGTGTCTTTCCGGTTTCTCCGTGGAATCAATGCTGGAGGAGATGGCGGTGCTGCCGTTCCCGAAGGCACTGGACGTTCTAATGCAGGTGAGCAGCGGATTGAGCTATGCCCACGGGGAAGGCATTATTCATCAGGACATAAAGCCTTCCAACATATTCATGCAGACAGGAGAGCGAGCGAAGATAGTCGATTTCGGCCTTGCCTGCCACGTTGGCATGGGGGAAAACTTGGATCTTGTCGGAACACCTTACTACATGGCGCCCGAACAGATAGAAGGAGATTCGATCGATGAAAGGACGGACATCTACTCATTTGGCGTCATGGCCTTTGAAATGGTCACTGGCCGGAAGCCATTTCCTGGGCCTAACGTTGGCGACATGTTGAGAGCGCACAAAGAACAGCCGGTCCCCGATTTACGTTCACTGAACCCGGATCTGCCGCTTGAGTTCAATACCTTCATCCAGAGGGCCACGCAAAAAGACCCGGCCATGAGACATCAGAGCATGGCGGAGGTGCTGGAAGACCTCAAACCTTTAGCCGAGAAGTACCTCACAGGCCACGCAGAGGCAGGCGGTCCCGGCATGGAGCAAATGGTCCTACGGATGTCCTACCGTGACGCGGATCGAAGTGAATTGGCACGTTTGGTCGAAGATTTTTCAGAGCGACTCAAAAACCTGGGAGTAGAGCTCAGCGTGACCGGTCCCAAGCGGGGTACGAGTGATTGCCAAGAGTAG
- a CDS encoding AAA family ATPase, which yields MKCRKCQFENFPEMKFCGECGAELEVICVNCSATNPPRFKFCGECGAILTSPAQSAPAGGLSFDEKLANLQKYLPSGLTEKILSQKDKIEGERRQVTIMFVDMKGFTALTERLGPDETFALMDKVFEILILKVHEFEGTVNELRGDGVLAFFGAPIALEDAPQRAIRSALAMHRDIARFSERIASERKIPPIQLRIGINSGPVVVGSVGNDLRVQFTAVGDTINMAARMEQLAEPGTIYVTEETFKLTEGLFRFEALGEKVIKGKKEPAKVYRVIGPSGGRTRFDVSAERGLTRFVGRQRELELLLDGFERCKEGRGQAVSIVGEAGVGKSRVLYEFRKAIANEDMIFLEGRCLSYSRGVAYHPIVEVLKANFGIADGDGDAEVTEKVKRELTSLGVDEASTLPYLLELLAVKDSGLDSLLMSSQAKKHRILGSLKRKVLRESQERPLVLAFEDLHLMDKSSEDSAKHLLESIPGARIMMVFTYRPEFVHPWGGKSYHSQITLNRLSNRESLAMVAHMLGDKEIAPELQELILEKTEGVPFFIEEFVRALKDMAIIMGPNRAYRLSREINHVAIPSTIQEVIMARVDSLPEPAKEVLQIGSTIEREFGYELIKAVTDFPEQELLSHLSVLKEAELLYERGIYPESFYVFKHAITREVVYGSILTSRKKLLHQRIGKAIEELYGDSLDSHHSILADHFMIGGDFQKSADYSRLTSERARAQAAFSSAIAYAQKRIDALELLPPTPEVQRQRIDARIWHGLTLLREGDPAGAKEAIEPIVEMTLNQGDKRLMAQACLILGFYQSAVEEDLAPGYELLQKAIQNAEESTDQVLAMLAHFFYGMALCWDCHFKRGAESIRKALRIYEATQNLWGVSAMNSNLSHYAYNNQGKVEEGFGTSLKALEIAEISGDIYSKAMAYVCHGLSCFYKGFFTAAEEHLLKGIDLSERIQLNSFLAIGHQGLGYAYFEIGDYKKSRTHYRQAILFRQRVGIYPSCVNLNKMALARAARAAGEREFDLPSLVQLLRSNKSRLYYGRMARHLADILFHLGEPHFAEAESWIQAAIVSHEELEMKWDLASDYMVFGQFLKMQGRAAEGKECLLKSLLLFKECGAEGWHRRIETGCAEG from the coding sequence ATGAAATGCCGGAAATGCCAGTTCGAGAATTTTCCGGAGATGAAGTTCTGCGGCGAGTGCGGCGCTGAGCTGGAAGTGATTTGTGTCAACTGTAGTGCCACCAATCCGCCCAGGTTCAAATTCTGCGGGGAATGCGGGGCCATCCTCACCTCACCAGCGCAAAGTGCTCCGGCCGGAGGACTCTCCTTCGATGAAAAGCTTGCAAACCTTCAGAAGTATCTCCCCAGCGGGCTCACGGAAAAGATCCTCTCACAGAAAGACAAGATAGAGGGTGAACGCAGACAAGTCACCATCATGTTCGTGGACATGAAGGGATTTACTGCTCTCACCGAGAGGCTTGGCCCCGACGAGACCTTTGCTCTTATGGACAAGGTCTTTGAGATCCTCATTCTTAAGGTTCACGAGTTCGAGGGCACGGTGAATGAATTGCGAGGAGACGGGGTGCTGGCCTTTTTCGGCGCGCCCATAGCCTTGGAAGATGCTCCCCAAAGGGCGATCCGCTCAGCGCTGGCCATGCACCGCGACATCGCGCGATTCAGCGAGAGGATCGCAAGTGAGCGCAAAATTCCTCCGATTCAGCTACGGATCGGTATCAACTCCGGGCCGGTGGTCGTGGGGAGTGTGGGCAATGATCTTCGAGTCCAATTTACCGCGGTCGGTGACACGATCAATATGGCCGCCCGGATGGAACAACTGGCTGAGCCGGGGACAATCTACGTCACCGAAGAGACCTTCAAGCTCACCGAAGGACTTTTTCGCTTTGAGGCGCTCGGCGAAAAGGTGATCAAAGGCAAGAAAGAACCGGCCAAGGTTTACCGTGTAATCGGCCCCAGCGGCGGCAGGACCAGGTTTGATGTGAGCGCAGAGCGGGGATTGACCCGCTTTGTGGGGAGGCAACGAGAGCTTGAACTATTGCTCGATGGTTTCGAGCGGTGCAAGGAAGGCCGAGGGCAAGCCGTCTCCATTGTGGGTGAGGCTGGAGTCGGCAAATCCAGGGTTCTATACGAATTCAGAAAAGCCATAGCCAACGAAGACATGATTTTCCTTGAAGGAAGATGCCTTTCTTACAGCCGGGGAGTGGCATATCACCCGATAGTCGAAGTGCTGAAGGCCAACTTTGGCATCGCGGACGGGGACGGGGACGCGGAAGTAACGGAGAAAGTCAAAAGAGAGCTGACCAGCTTGGGAGTCGATGAAGCGTCCACCCTACCGTATCTTCTGGAACTACTGGCCGTCAAAGATAGCGGCTTAGACAGTCTCCTCATGAGTTCGCAAGCAAAGAAGCACCGGATTCTCGGTTCTTTAAAGCGAAAAGTCCTGAGGGAATCCCAGGAGCGGCCGCTGGTATTAGCCTTTGAAGACCTGCATTTGATGGATAAGAGTTCGGAGGACTCGGCCAAGCACCTGCTGGAGAGTATCCCAGGCGCCAGGATCATGATGGTATTTACTTATCGCCCTGAGTTTGTTCACCCCTGGGGTGGTAAGTCTTATCACAGTCAAATTACTCTCAACCGCCTCTCTAATCGAGAAAGCCTGGCTATGGTCGCGCACATGCTGGGCGACAAAGAGATCGCGCCTGAGCTTCAGGAACTCATACTGGAAAAAACGGAAGGGGTGCCGTTTTTCATCGAGGAGTTCGTCCGGGCCCTTAAGGACATGGCAATCATTATGGGACCGAACAGGGCGTACCGACTAAGCAGAGAAATTAATCATGTGGCCATACCCTCTACAATTCAGGAAGTCATCATGGCGCGAGTGGATTCGTTGCCTGAACCTGCGAAGGAGGTGCTCCAAATTGGATCCACAATAGAGAGGGAATTCGGCTACGAGCTCATAAAGGCGGTTACCGACTTTCCCGAACAAGAATTGCTCTCTCATCTGTCGGTTCTCAAGGAAGCGGAACTTCTCTACGAACGCGGGATTTACCCTGAATCCTTTTACGTTTTCAAACATGCGATCACCCGCGAGGTGGTCTATGGCTCGATACTTACAAGCAGAAAGAAACTGCTTCATCAAAGGATCGGCAAAGCCATTGAGGAACTGTATGGGGACAGCCTAGACTCCCACCACAGTATCTTGGCCGACCATTTCATGATCGGTGGGGATTTTCAAAAAAGCGCGGACTATTCAAGACTAACCTCTGAGCGGGCCCGTGCGCAGGCAGCCTTTTCATCGGCGATTGCGTACGCGCAAAAAAGAATCGATGCTCTGGAGCTTTTGCCTCCAACACCGGAAGTTCAACGACAACGTATTGACGCCAGGATCTGGCATGGTCTGACCTTGTTAAGAGAGGGTGACCCGGCAGGGGCTAAGGAGGCCATAGAGCCGATAGTCGAGATGACCCTCAACCAAGGCGACAAGAGATTGATGGCCCAAGCCTGCCTCATATTGGGATTTTACCAATCTGCCGTCGAGGAGGACCTTGCGCCGGGCTATGAACTCTTGCAAAAGGCCATACAGAACGCCGAGGAGTCGACCGATCAAGTCTTAGCCATGCTGGCTCATTTCTTCTACGGGATGGCTCTATGCTGGGACTGCCACTTCAAGAGAGGAGCGGAAAGCATCCGGAAAGCACTTCGGATCTACGAAGCCACTCAAAATCTTTGGGGGGTTTCGGCCATGAACAGCAATCTTAGCCATTATGCGTATAACAATCAAGGTAAGGTGGAGGAGGGTTTTGGTACCAGTCTCAAAGCCCTGGAAATAGCCGAAATCAGTGGGGACATATACTCCAAGGCCATGGCGTATGTCTGCCATGGGCTCTCCTGTTTTTACAAGGGCTTTTTCACAGCGGCAGAAGAGCATCTGCTCAAAGGAATAGACCTTTCTGAAAGGATCCAACTGAATTCTTTCTTGGCGATCGGCCATCAGGGCCTGGGGTATGCCTATTTTGAAATAGGGGATTATAAAAAGTCCCGAACGCACTACCGGCAGGCCATCCTGTTTCGCCAGAGGGTGGGGATTTATCCCTCTTGTGTCAACCTCAACAAGATGGCCCTGGCAAGGGCTGCCCGGGCAGCGGGGGAAAGGGAATTTGACCTTCCCTCGCTGGTGCAACTTCTAAGGTCCAATAAATCGAGGTTGTATTATGGGAGAATGGCGCGCCACCTGGCTGACATTCTCTTCCATCTGGGCGAACCCCATTTTGCAGAGGCCGAATCCTGGATCCAGGCAGCGATTGTCAGCCACGAGGAACTGGAGATGAAGTGGGATTTGGCTAGTGATTATATGGTGTTTGGGCAATTCCTGAAAATGCAGGGTCGGGCGGCCGAGGGAAAAGAGTGTTTACTCAAGTCCCTGTTGCTCTTCAAAGAATGCGGTGCTGAAGGATGGCACCGCAGGATAGAGACAGGTTGCGCGGAAGGGTAA
- a CDS encoding metal-dependent transcriptional regulator: MPQSKPAAPLSSAMEDYLEAIYHLEQERRIARVRDIANRLGVKMSSVSSALKILGSRGLIQYDPHQFITLTDRGIKKAEEIVRKHEVLKRFLVGVLQIEPEVAEDNACRLEHHLDPEVMEKLVRFVEFMEMCPVDQTRWLEKLADSCNECLPCLEEARKKLITRAEAQKAALQDGLTLAEADAGSQVMIASIKGPAKLKKVLSEKGLDTGAIVGIEKRDRVSGDLNVNTKGYHISVSKADASKILVKPI, from the coding sequence ATGCCACAATCCAAGCCTGCAGCCCCTCTCAGTTCGGCCATGGAGGACTACCTGGAGGCGATCTATCACCTTGAGCAGGAGCGGCGCATCGCGCGAGTGCGCGATATTGCCAATAGGCTCGGGGTGAAGATGTCGTCGGTGAGTTCCGCGCTCAAGATTCTGGGATCGAGAGGTTTGATTCAATACGATCCGCATCAATTTATCACTCTGACCGACCGCGGCATAAAAAAGGCTGAGGAAATCGTACGCAAACATGAGGTGCTCAAGCGTTTCCTAGTCGGCGTCTTGCAGATTGAGCCGGAAGTCGCTGAGGACAATGCCTGCCGCCTGGAACATCACCTGGACCCTGAGGTGATGGAGAAACTGGTCAGGTTCGTGGAATTCATGGAAATGTGCCCGGTGGATCAGACCAGGTGGTTGGAAAAGCTGGCCGATAGCTGTAATGAATGCCTACCCTGCCTCGAAGAGGCGCGAAAGAAGCTCATAACGAGGGCCGAAGCTCAGAAGGCAGCCCTGCAAGATGGTTTGACTCTGGCCGAAGCGGATGCGGGGTCTCAGGTCATGATAGCCAGCATCAAGGGACCGGCAAAATTGAAAAAGGTCCTGTCGGAGAAAGGCCTGGACACCGGCGCAATAGTAGGGATAGAAAAACGTGACAGGGTTTCCGGGGACCTCAACGTCAATACCAAGGGGTATCATATCTCCGTGAGCAAAGCGGACGCATCCAAGATCCTTGTGAAACCCATCTGA